One Nicotiana sylvestris chromosome 12, ASM39365v2, whole genome shotgun sequence genomic window carries:
- the LOC104217860 gene encoding FT-interacting protein 3-like, with protein MQRPPPQEDFSLKETKPHLGGGKVSGDKLTSTYDLVEQMQYLYVRVVKARDLPGKDVTGSLDPYVEVKLGNYKGTTRRFEKKSNPEWSQVFAFSKDRIQASVLEVTVKDKDVVKDDFVGRVLFDLNDIPKRVPPDSPLAPQWYRLEERNGSKVKGELMLAVWMGNQADEAFPEAWHSDAAAVSGADGLANIRSKVYLSPKLWYLRVNVIEAQDLIPSDKSRFPEVFVKAILGNQALRTRVSMSKTINPMWNEDLMFVAAEPFEEPLILSVEDRVAPNKDEVIGRCAIPLQYVDRRLDHKPVNTRWFNLEKHIIVEGEKKEIKFASRIHLRVCLEGGYHVLDESTHYSSDLRPTAKQLWKSSIGVLEVGVLSAQGLSPMKTKDGRATTDAYCVAKYGQKWVRTRTIIDSFAPKWNEQYTWEVFDPCTVITIGVFDNCHLQGGDKSGGARDSRIGKVRIRLSTLETDRVYTHSYPLLVLHPTGVKKMGEIHLAVRFTCSSLVNMMHMYSQPLLPKMHYLHPLTVSQLDNLRHQATQIVSLRLSRAEPPLRKEIVEYMLDVGSHMWSMRRSKANFFRIMGVLGVVISVGKWFDQICNWKNPITTVLIHILFLILILYPELILPTIFLYLFLIGIWYYRWRPRHPPHMDTRLSCADAAHPDELDEEFDTFPTSRPPDIIRMRYDRIRSIAGRIQTVVGDLATQGERLQSLLSWRDPRATALFVIFCLVAAIVLYVMPFQAVALLTGFYVLRHPRFRYKLPSVPLNFFRRLPARTDCML; from the coding sequence ATGCAGAGACCACCCCCACAAGAAGATTTCTCACTCAAGGAGACCAAACCCCACCTTGGCGGAGGGAAGGTCAGTGGTGATAAGCTCACTAGCACATATGATCTTGTTGAGCAAATGCAATATCTTTATGTCCGAGTAGTGAAAGCCAGGGATTTACCTGGTAAGGATGTTACGGGTAGTCTTGATCCTTATGTTGAGGTTAAGCTGGGGAACTATAAGGGTACGACTCGTCGTTTTGAGAAGAAGTCGAATCCTGAGTGGAGTCAGGTGTTTGCTTTCTCAAAGGATAGGATTCAGGCTTCTGTACTTGAAGTGACTGTGAAAGATAAGGATGTTGTTAAGGATGACTTTGTGGGTCGTGTTCTGTTTGATTTGAATGATATACCTAAAAGGGTTCCCCCGGATAGTCCTCTCGCTCCGCAGTGGTATAGGTTGGAGGAGAGGAATGGTAGTAAAGTCAAAGGAGAGTTGATGTTGGCTGTTTGGATGGGAAATCAAGCTGATGAAGCCTTTCCTGAAGCTTGGCATTCAGATGCTGCTGCTGTTAGTGGTGCTGATGGTCTTGCAAATATAAGGTCTAAGGTGTACCTCTCACCAAAATTGTGGTACCTTAGAGTTAATGTGATTGAGGCTCAAGACTTGATTCCGAGTGACAAAAGCAGGTTTCCAGAAGTTTTTGTCAAGGCCATCCTTGGGAATCAAGCGTTGAGGACCAGAGTTTCCATGAGCAAGACCATTAATCCCATGTGGAACGAGGATCTGATGTTTGTAGCAGCTGAACCGTTTGAGGAGCCATTGATTTTGAGTGTGGAAGATAGGGTTGCACCAAACAAAGATGAGGTCATCGGAAGATGTGCTATTCCTTTGCAGTATGTGGATAGGAGGTTGGACCATAAACCTGTGAACACTAGGTGGTTTAATCTTGAGAAGCATATTATTGTCGAGGGAGAAAAGAAGGAAATCAAGTTTGCTAGCCGGATTCACTTGAGAGTATGTTTGGAAGGAGGCTACCATGTTCTGGATGAGTCAACCCATTACAGTAGTGATCTTAGGCCAACTGCAAAACAGCTGTGGAAATCTAGCATCGGTGTCCTTGAAGTAGGTGTTCTGAGCGCTCAGGGCCTATCACCAATGAAAACAAAGGATGGAAGAGCAACGACAGATGCCTATTGTGTGGCCAAATATGGGCAGAAGTGGGTGCGGACAAGGACAATTATCGATAGCTTTGCTCCCAAGTGGAACGAGCAATACACCTGGGAAGTGTTTGATCCTTGCACTGTTATAACTATTGGTGTTTTTGATAATTGCCATCTGCAAGGAGGAGATAAATCCGGAGGGGCAAGGGACTCAAGGATTGGAAAGGTCAGGATCCGTCTTTCGACTCTTGAAACTGATCGTGTCTACACACATTCATATCCACTGCTGGTCTTGCATCCTACTGGGGTGAAGAAGATGGGTGAAATACACTTGGCTGTGAGATTCACTTGCTCATCGTTGGTGAATATGATGCATATGTACTCTCAGCCGTTGTTACCCAAAATGCACTATCTTCATCCATTAACTGTTAGTCAGCTGGACAACTTGAGGCACCAAGCCACTCAGATTGTCTCGTTGAGGCTGAGTCGTGCTGAGCCACCTTTGAGGAAAGAGATAGTAGAGTATATGTTGGATGTTGGTTCTCATATGTGGAGCATGAGGAGAAGCAAGGCTAACTTTTTCAGGATTATGGGTGTTCTAGGTGTGGTAATTTCTGTTGGAAAATGGTTTGATCAGATATGTAATTGGAAAAACCCCATTACGACTGTCCTGATCCATATCTTGTTCTTGATACTGATACTATATCCGGAGCTTATTCTACCTACCATTTTCCTCTATCTCTTCCTAATTGGTATTTGGTACTACAGATGGAGGCCAAGGCATCCTCCTCACATGGATACTCGCCTTTCTTGTGCTGATGCTGCTCATCCCGATGAGTTGGATGAGGAATTTGATACTTTCCCTACTTCACGTCCTCCTGATATTATTAGGATGAGGTATGACCGCATAAGAAGCATTGCAGGGAGGATTCAGACCGTCGTTGGCGACTTGGCAACTCAAGGGGAGAGGCTGCAGTCTTTGCTGAGTTGGAGGGACCCTAGAGCGACAGCGCTGTTTGTGATTTTCTGCTTGGTTGCTGCCATTGTGCTCTATGTTATGCCATTCCAAGCTGTGGCACTCTTGACCGGATTTTATGTATTAAGACATCCTAGGTTCCGCTACAAACTTCCATCTGTGCCGCTTAATTTCTTCAGAAGGTTACCTGCTAGAACAGACTGCATGCTCTGA
- the LOC104213477 gene encoding outer envelope pore protein 16-3, chloroplastic/mitochondrial — MDDAAELRYYEDEDTPGMKTFKGATTGLVAGTLWGAIIATWHDVPRVERSVALPGLIRTLKMMGNHGATFAAIGGVYIGVEQLVQNYRMKRDFVNGAVGGFVAGASVLGYKGRSISTAISAGAALAVTSGVIDGLGATTRTDNGKEYYPYTTKKRAAVE; from the exons ATGGATGATGCTGCAGAGCTAAGGTATTATGAAGATGAGGATACACCAGGGATGAAAACATTTAAAGGTGCAACAACAGGTCTAGTTGCTGGTACTCTTTGGGGTGCCATTATTGCCACTTGGCATGATGTACCCCGTGTTGAGAGAAGTGTTGCTCTTCCTGGTTTGATTCGGACATTGAAAATGATGGGAAACCACGGGGCTACCTTTGCTGCTATTGGTGGAGTCTATATAGGGGTAGAACAGCTGGTGCAGAACTATAGGATGAAAAGGGATTTTGTTAATGGAGCAGTTGGTGGATTCGTTGCTGGTGCTTCTGTACTGGGTTACAAAG GAAGGAGTATTTCAACAGCTATCTCTGCTGGAGCAGCACTTGCAGTCACCTCTGGGGTAATTGATGGATTAGGTGCGACAACGAGAACTGACAATGGCAAGGAGTACTATCCTTACACTACGAAAAAAAGAGCTGCTGTTGAATGA